One region of Culex pipiens pallens isolate TS chromosome 2, TS_CPP_V2, whole genome shotgun sequence genomic DNA includes:
- the LOC120418784 gene encoding O-acyltransferase like protein-like, whose product MKKLFEMTPKSTTKSGTMDCVNGVRALSMFCIIMYHVHDVTLVTPTVNQVMLVEYRNSIFGVLLFKLSEKAVDTFLLLSGMLVAMKVLRELDQDKKLNLLRLYLQRIIRIVPAYAALLLFTLAFTTRFGDRNFYEAISQEINPCFKNWWKLLLFFHNYIDHSEMCYAHTWYISADMQLYLLSPLVLIPLWKFGQRFAGVIVLLALISMCWVFGTITDNDYRLNASDAEMAAKTYYSTHARMSAWLFGVVFGYYLHQTRFTIVRMTKTMQIVGWTLTVAIFLVISYVTKKVFTEEYTTIPPIVEAFYESLHRSFWTFCLMWIVFVCVNGYGGLVNQFLGWPGWQPWAKLSYSMYLVHIWVQMVSVTMQVTVPVYFTVYGLFQSIFGLVGLSALAGMVWSVAFEYPFFGIEKILVEKWK is encoded by the coding sequence ATGAAGAAGCTGTTCGAGATGACCCCTAAGAGTACCACCAAGTCCGGCACGATGGACTGCGTGAACGGAGTTCGTGCCCTCTCCATGTTCTGTATAATTATGTACCACGTTCACGATGTAACGCTGGTCACGCCAACGGTCAACCAAGTCATGCTGGTCGAGTACCGAAATTCGATCTTTGGAGTTCTGCTCTTCAAGCTGAGTGAAAAGGCGGTGGATACGTTCCTGCTGCTGAGCGGGATGCTCGTCGCTATGAAGGTGCTCCGCGAGCTTGATCAGGATAAGAAGCTCAACCTTCTGAGGTTGTACTTGCAACGAATCATCCGAATCGTTCCGGCTTACGCAGCGTTGCTGCTGTTCACACTAGCCTTCACGACTCGCTTTGGTGACCGGAACTTCTACGAAGCAATCTCGCAAGAGATCAACCCCTGCTTCAAGAATTGGTGGAAGTTGCTCCTCTTCTTCCACAACTACATCGATCATTCCGAGATGTGTTACGCACACACGTGGTACATCTCGGCGGACATGCAGCTGTACCTGCTGTCTCCGCTGGTTCTGATCCCGCTGTGGAAGTTTGGTCAACGGTTCGCTGGCGTGATCGTGCTGTTGGCGCTGATCTCGATGTGCTGGGTGTTTGGAACCATAACAGACAACGACTATCGACTGAATGCGAGTGATGCTGAGATGGCAGCAAAAACGTACTACTCAACGCACGCCCGGATGTCCGCGTGGTTGTTTGGCGTAGTTTTTGGGTATTACCTGCACCAGACTCGGTTTACGATCGTCCGGATGACCAAAACCATGCAAATCGTTGGCTGGACGTTGACGGTTGCCATCTTTCTCGTAATCAGCTACGTCACGAAGAAAGTCTTCACCGAAGAGTACACAACAATCCCGCCCATCGTGGAAGCCTTCTACGAATCGCTGCATCGATCGTTCTGGACGTTCTGCTTGATGTGGATCGTCTTTGTCTGCGTCAACGGGTACGGAGGGCTGGTGAACCAGTTCTTGGGTTGGCCCGGCTGGCAACCGTGGGCGAAACTGTCGTATAGCATGTACTTGGTTCATATCTGGGTCCAGATGGTTAGCGTGACCATGCAAGTTACGGTTCCAGTGTATTTCACAGTTTACGGGTTGTTTCAGTCCATCTTTGGACTGGTCGGATTGAGCGCATTGGCGGGGATGGTTTGGAGTGTGGCGTTTGAGTATCCGTTCTTCGGGATTGAGAAGATTTTGGTCGAGAAGTGGAAATAA